One part of the Rutidosis leptorrhynchoides isolate AG116_Rl617_1_P2 chromosome 1, CSIRO_AGI_Rlap_v1, whole genome shotgun sequence genome encodes these proteins:
- the LOC139840584 gene encoding uncharacterized protein — protein sequence MARNNQGNTSNNTNGTNSNSNNQGGCTYKMFTRCKPHAFKGTEGPVGLTRWFEKLESVFRISETREVDKVKFSPCTLSDSTLTWWNGYAAWVGLDQAFSTLWKYFRQRMIEEYCPRNEILRIERELRELKLVGTDLVSYNKRFFELALMCPELVPTERRKVEQYIEGLTGKIRTGVTTSKPKTVQEAIDMANLLLDQAANDNKVVVVTHENRSGDGKRYQGRFPLCTKCNRHHTGACNGLTCDKCKRTGHSAKDCKMGTNTCFSCGKVGHYRKDCSSVGKTTEPTKGRAFNINSSKARDDLKLVTGTFLLDNRRAYVLFDSGADRSFVSKDFCHNIKKLVSSLENLYSIELGNENRADIVCYQKAIRIPVAEGEPLMVYGERSNTPLHFINCLKAQKHIRKGCLVMLVHVGKTEPEAKKLEDVPIVRDFPDVFPEELPGLPPHRDVEFQIDLMPGAAPVARNEKEHEQHLRFILEMLRKEQLYAKLSKCDFWLQEV from the exons ATGGCTCGTAACAACCAGGGGAATACTAGTaacaatacaaatggtaccaacagCAATAGTAATAATCAGGGTGGATGTACTTATAAGATGTTTACCAGGTGTAAGCCACATGCTTTTAAAGGAACGGAAGGACCAGTTGGTTTGACTCGTTGGTTTGAAAAGTTAGAGTCTGTGTTTCGAATCAGTGAGACTAGAGAAGTTGACAAAGTGAAGTTTTCCCCATGCACATTGTCAGACAgtacattaacatggtggaacggcTATGCTGCGTGGGTAGGACTTGATCAGGCTTTTTCTACTCTTTGGAAATATTTTAGGCAacgtatgatcgaggagtactgccctcgAAATGAGATTTTGAGAATAGAAAGAGAACTTCGTGAGTTGAAACTGGTGGGTACTGATCTTGTTAGTTATaacaagagattctttgagttAGCGTTGATGTGCCCAGAGTTGGTCCCGACTGAGAGGCGTAAGGTGGAACAATATATCGAAGGTTTGACTGGAAAGATCAGGACTGGTGTAACTACTTCTAAGCCGAAGACGGTACAAGAAGCCATAGACATGGCAAATTTGTTACTTGATCAGGCTGCAAATGACAACAAGGTGGTTGTGGTAACCCACGAGAACCGTTCTGGAGACGGTAAAC GGTATCAAGGGAGGTTTCCActttgtaccaagtgtaataggcatCATACTGGAGCTTGTAATGGGCTGACTTGTGATAAGTGTAAGAGAACTGGGCACTCAGCAAAGGACTGTAAGATGGGTACGAATACTTGCTTTAGTTGTGGTAAGGTCGGTCACTATAGAAAGGATTGTTCGAGTGTGGGGAAGACTACTGAGCCTACAAAAGGACGAGCGTTCAACATCAATTCAAGTAAAGCACGTGATGATctgaagctagtcacgggtacgttcttaCTCGACAATCGTCGTGCTTATGTACTTTTTGATTCTGGTGCTGATAGGAGTTTTGTGTCTAAGGATTTTTGCCATAATATTAAGAAACTtgtatcgtcattagaaaacttGTACTCTATAGAACTGGGAAATG AGAATAGAGCCGACATCGTCTGTTACCAGAAAGCGATTCGCATTCCTGTTGCCGAAGGTGAGCCTTTGATGGTGTATGGAGAGAGAAGTAATACACCACTACACttcattaattgtttgaaggcaCAGAAACACATAAGAAAGGGTTGTCTTGTAATGCTGGTTCACGTAGGCAAAACTGAACCTGAAgccaagaaactcgaagatgtgccgATTGTCAGAGACTTTCCTGATGTTTTTCCAGAGGAGTTACCAGGACTTCCACCGCATAGAGATGTggaatttcagattgacttaatgccTGGAGCGGCACCTGTAGCGCGT AATGagaaggaacatgaacaacatctccgtttcaTACTTGAGATGCTGaggaaagagcagttgtatgctAAGTTGTCGAAGTGTGACTTCTGGCTGCAAGAAGTTTAA